The Terriglobia bacterium genome segment TCCGACCGTAGTAATCATGCTTTTCCTGTTACCTGCCGCTGTTTCCATTGTGGCCACAATCGTGCCGCGGCGGCTTTCTGAGACTGCGGGAACGTGGCTGACCGGCGAGACGCAACCGGAGTTTTTCGAACGCGTCAACAAGGCAGCCCGGATCGCAAATAGAAGACCGCCGCAGCGGGTCCTGTTGACGCTGGATCGGTACTGTCTGGCTCGTCGTTCATCGCTCAGCATCGGACTGCCGCTGCTTCAGCCCTCACGATCTCGCAGTGCGACGCCGTGTTGATCCGTCAGTTGAAATTCGTCCTGGAGTCAATACGTTCCTGACGATTAATGGCGCCGGAGCCAGATCTTGGGTGAGAGTCCCGTCAACACTCCGCTTTTCACGAGGCCGGATTGGATCGCAGACCGCAGGAGCAGGATCAGAAAATACTCGGTCAGACGGTCAACCGCACTCTGACGCCCTGGATGGTCGGCAAACGCTTCACCGAACAACAGGTCGATGGCCGGCGCCAGTTCGCTCACGGATTCCAACGATACGACCAGTACGTCCGGCAGAGCCTGGACCAGCGGGTTCAACATTCCGGCCCCGAATTCGATCGAAGCGCAAACGATTTCCGCTCCGCTCGTTTCGTCGGCCCAGAAACGGTGACGCCTGGGCCTGGGGAAAAGCAGGACACTCGGTTCGCGTATAAGCATGGGGCGGCGGTTCGCCTGGATCAACTGGAGTGTGCCGCTGCGGAGGACATGCAGATGTCCGGTGTTCCGACTTTCATGCGTTCCTGACCCGCCGCATAACTTCCCCGAATAGAAAACACGCGCCGATAGCGTGAAGCGGCTGAAGAATGGCGAAAGGCGGTCCATTTCGATACTCCGCGTTATTTTACCGATACTCCCGGTGATTTTGCGCCGTCCGGTTTGTTTCATGATGCTGTCGTGACATTCGATTTCATTTCACAGAAGGAGCCCATCATGAAGATTTCCTTCCACAATTCCATTTCGACCGGCAGGCAGTTGGAATTTTTCAGGAGCTTGAATGCAGGCCGGAGATCTTCAGGAACGGCGCTGTCTTCGTCGCACGGGGAACAAGGCCGGGCACGCAGCAAGCTCGTGGCCTATGGCCGTATATAAATATACATCGTGCGAGCGGGGGTATAGCCGAATGTATCGTTGAAGAAAGTGCCGTTCCCGGGGATATCGAATTCTTTCGCTCAGTAAACTTCCGCGAGCTGACGAGCTATCAAACTCGCGACCGATTCGATGAACCGATCGAGTTTCAACCTAAAGGAATTCCGGGCTCTTGAAAAGAGGGAAAATGGAGCACTGAATATCCGAAGAGCCTCATTAGAGCCTCATTGCTGTGCGAGCGAATAACTCGTGCTGCGTCCGCCCGCTTCGTCCCTGACGAGGACGCCCTTCTCGATCAGGTCCTGAATATCGCGGCCCGCCGTATCCTGCGAGCATTGCGTGATCTTCGCCCACTTTGATGACGTGAGCTTGCCTTCAAACCCGTCGAGCAGCATGTTCAGCATGCGATGCTGCCGGTCGTTCAGCTTCACGCCCGTTTGCCTTTCCCAGAACCGCGCCTTGCGCAGCACGGATGCGAGCGTGGTCTCGGTCCTGTCCAGCGCGCGGCCCAGGCAGCCGATGAACCATTGCAGCCAGGCCGTAACGTCGAGCGATCCTTTCTGCGTGTGTTCGAGAATGCGGTAGTAGTCGTTGCGTTCGTGGCGGATTTGCGACGACATGCTGTAGAAGCGATGGCCCGTGTCTTCCGCGCGGGCGAGAACCAAGTCCGCGATCGCGCGCGCGATCCGGCCATTGCCGTCATCGAACGGATGGATGATGACGAACCACAAATGAGCAATCGCGGATTTCAGGACCGGGTCCATGCCCTCGTCGCGGTTTGTCCAATCGATGAAGTCGGTCATTTCGGCGTCGAGTTTCGAGGCGGGCGGCGCTTCGTAATGCACCGTCTCGCGGCCCATCGGACCGGAGACAACCTGCATCGGTCCTTTCGCATCATCCCGCCACGCACCGACGATGATCTTCTGGATGCCGCTGTGCCCCGTCGGAAACAGCGCCGCGTGCCAGCCGAACAGGCGCT includes the following:
- a CDS encoding cupin domain-containing protein; translated protein: MDRLSPFFSRFTLSARVFYSGKLCGGSGTHESRNTGHLHVLRSGTLQLIQANRRPMLIREPSVLLFPRPRRHRFWADETSGAEIVCASIEFGAGMLNPLVQALPDVLVVSLESVSELAPAIDLLFGEAFADHPGRQSAVDRLTEYFLILLLRSAIQSGLVKSGVLTGLSPKIWLRRH
- a CDS encoding Fic family protein, giving the protein MSRYIHERSEWPRFTWDRNAIAAPLADVRFRQGKVLGYMRGLGFELKQEAELETLTLDIVKTSEIEGENLSPQQVRSSVARRLGMDIAGAVPADRNVEGVVQMMIDAAQNYRAPLSKERLFGWHAALFPTGHSGIQKIIVGAWRDDAKGPMQVVSGPMGRETVHYEAPPASKLDAEMTDFIDWTNRDEGMDPVLKSAIAHLWFVIIHPFDDGNGRIARAIADLVLARAEDTGHRFYSMSSQIRHERNDYYRILEHTQKGSLDVTAWLQWFIGCLGRALDRTETTLASVLRKARFWERQTGVKLNDRQHRMLNMLLDGFEGKLTSSKWAKITQCSQDTAGRDIQDLIEKGVLVRDEAGGRSTSYSLAQQ